CTAATAATCATTATACAATGTCTAATAATCCTCACATATGAATAACACACGTGATgcttttttaatgatattttcagtcatttttaaGAGACTTTTTTCGAAATAATACATCAAAATACTCGACAGTTAACAGTATTCTCCGTTATAGTGGCGAGTTAAACCTACCTACGATAATGAGCGtcaaattaatgttttttctttatatcactATTGGTAACGAGAAACATCAATATTGGTAATGAGAAAGAACTCCTTAAACCTTTCAAAAGGCGGATTGTTGCCCTAATCCCAGCGTTATGCATTCCTAAATATAAAGCTTAGTTATTACAATTATATGTACAATCTAGATATCAATGAAAGTAAAGCCTAACATTGAAGGGGATTTCTTACCAATACTTCTTTAGGCATATAAGTAATGATTTAGATTTATTGAACAGataacattttagaaatatagtaaatatGGCAGTATGTAATAAGAAAATCGACACCGTTATACATCAAAAACCGCTTTAAACACATGCCTGATGTTCAGGATATTCGCAAAGAGCAAGTCATTAGACTATTCATATTAATACTTGgaacatatctttatataatattatactctAGCagaatacatcttttttttttttcctttatctgcAGGTATACAAAACTTGAACTCCAATTCTTCAAGGTTTCAGATTTCAATGGATTCCGCATTGTCCTCAACGTCAATCTAAACGTGGAAGCGAAATATTTAATCTAGGGATTAATTAATCATGATTATCAGCATTTCTCACAGACTAATCTAGCGAAGACAAGCTAGGATATAATtaccagaaaatatattttttggtaTTTCCACTAGacaaaatggaaatatttgtCACAAGCTTTTTAATGTTCAGCTTACTGATAAACCACACAGTTCAAACATCAACTATAAACAGAACTGAACCCTTCACTTGTCCACCAGTTTTGTGTTCGGAAAGCCCCAGGACAGACCGTTGTTCATGTCAGAAAGACTGCTATTTATACGATGAATGTTGTTCCGACCGTCTTAATCACACAACTTCTGACTTCGAGACTCCATATCCCTCAATGTCTTATAGTTGTAACAATATTAATGGTGGAAATTACTATCAATTTCACCGCTGTCCAACTAACTATGATATAACGGAACATGTGAACAACTGTGAAAATCCTAACTCAGACGAACAACTACATCATGTACCTGCTTttggtaaaacaagtaaaaaactcTATAGGAACTTATATTGTGCTCTCTGTCACagagaagaatatattttgtggaaTGTTTCTTACCAATATTTCTCTGGGGATGATGATCCCAAAATCACTTTTGATAACGCTTCacatattttcaataatgaaagtaGTGACATAGACAAACAAGTCCCTTCTCACGAATTTTaccaatatttgtatacatgcacttCTCATATTTCGGTTTGTGCGCAACATAGTACCAATAAAACATTAGAACATCTATGTGAGGACAATGGTATGAGACTTGTTAATGCAAATAATACAGTGTTTAGAAATATTTACTGTGCACTTTGCAATGGTATTGAAATTGAGGATATCCGATGCGACATCGATATACCATTATATGATTTTcgaaatcaaaagagaaaagcaaCTCCTTCTCTGATGATAATTTTTCGTGACCCTAAAATATCTAtcgaaatacaatataaaatgtcCTACAAGGAATATATTTCTATGCTCTCCTGTGCGAAAAATACTCTCTACGATAAGAATACTCAGGAATGCCGACAAATCTCCTCTAATTCTACTCTAAATTGTACTACAACAAGATTAAATGAATCTGAGTATTACATCACTAATGATGGTCTTCTCTACCTGAATAAAACCCATCTTTTGCTGAATCAATCAGATTTCGGTTTTGATGAAGATGGTACAATTATCATCTGCGTAAAAAGTGTTATCAATGTATTACGAAAGTATTCCGATGTTGAAGCTTATATCACATTAGTGGGACTAGTGACCTCTATTCCAGCTTTAGCAATCACTATTATAGTTTATCTCTGTGTACCCGATCTCCGTACCT
This DNA window, taken from Octopus bimaculoides isolate UCB-OBI-ISO-001 chromosome 9, ASM119413v2, whole genome shotgun sequence, encodes the following:
- the LOC128248736 gene encoding uncharacterized protein LOC128248736 encodes the protein MEIFVTSFLMFSLLINHTVQTSTINRTEPFTCPPVLCSESPRTDRCSCQKDCYLYDECCSDRLNHTTSDFETPYPSMSYSCNNINGGNYYQFHRCPTNYDITEHVNNCENPNSDEQLHHVPAFGKTSKKLYRNLYCALCHREEYILWNVSYQYFSGDDDPKITFDNASHIFNNESSDIDKQVPSHEFYQYLYTCTSHISVCAQHSTNKTLEHLCEDNGMRLVNANNTVFRNIYCALCNGIEIEDIRCDIDIPLYDFRNQKRKATPSLMIIFRDPKISIEIQYKMSYKEYISMLSCAKNTLYDKNTQECRQISSNSTLNCTTTRLNESEYYITNDGLLYLNKTHLLLNQSDFGFDEDGTIIICVKSVINVLRKYSDVEAYITLVGLVTSIPALAITIIVYLCVPDLRTLPGKLLISLLSALFVAELLFLISSQVTTSTVLCKTLAIVIHYSFLASFFWMNVVSFDAWYTFSGLTQLRIKRNGTKRLVFYSLYAWICPFVIVTISLIFEYTPGNHDLSPEYGNGICWITNGKSLLWLFGFPVMLILCLNITAFILTIRGLYMSSKLSAKYLSKHNKLEFIVCIKLFFIMGLTWTFAFLYTFTQIEEFSLIFCILNSFIGLFICLSFLFTKIVCRNIFKTFHLISKWLPTEFSEISLTSQKTSSTKIPTKVSFE